A single Montipora foliosa isolate CH-2021 chromosome 7, ASM3666993v2, whole genome shotgun sequence DNA region contains:
- the LOC138011273 gene encoding EF-hand calcium-binding domain-containing protein 12-like has protein sequence MNSKVSGLQEFEENDIKVPRVRSLLPSKKYRDSVKKWGEPTAVKRRRVIIVPSIKCAARDVTVTNESGVETLQNASEADTFDSQVKSYRKWLEERRKTRGILNNCGLKKEWLKNKSDKTELESRVLKQMILKGRPEIIVKKAPSPPPPVIEEDTFITGEDRGVPTIHHPSPAALAVIQQYLDRKRLRLLDLFAQADKDKNWVVSRQEFRNIIRSRRIPLTEVDLEDLILALDRDNSDALDYRELSVGRQSYLEQRASNQVAEIVHTPGSTKSVKRPETIPEEQEPGVSPSQETASNTGTQKPWSPQMSPSPRRPPTAPGSPFQKRPVTSPQRAFSPTSGHSVSFVGQRPDSEPQSQRSRPFSPTGNSERSMSPTLLEIPAFQLSEKVEQLTKDEIKDRRSKKQQRRKEKEKKQRKRAVPEKATVAPSTLGGRLGDMVDRYRRMTVKEYNDVVELCQMHGVQVSKALLGRVLLQPEDKPMSQMKLNPRKTGLFSISTRHHVPPSKRQSLAASTNQRRPKFRDQGPGT, from the exons ATGAACTCGAAAGTTTCAGGACTCCAGGAATTTGAGGAGAACGATATCAAAGTTCCCAGAGTTCGAAGTCTTCTCCCGTCGAAGAAATATCGAGACAGTGTTAAAAAATGGGGCGAACCGACCGCAGTGAAGAGGAGACGAGTTATTATTGTTCCTTCCATAAAATGCGCAGCTAGGGACGTTACTGTGACGAATGAAAGTGGAG tggaaacactgcaaaatgCCTCAGAGGCTGACACTTTTGATTCTCAAGTTAAAAGCTACAGGAAATGGTTAGAAGAGCGCAGAAAGACCCGTGGCATTTTAAACAACTGTGGCCTCAAGAAGGAGTGGctgaaaaacaaaagtgatAAAACAGAACTAGAAAGCAGGGTGCTCAAACAAATGATACTGAAAGGAAGACCAGAGATCATTGTCAAAAAG GCTCCCAGCCCTCCTCCCCCTGTGATTGAAGAAGATACCTTTATAACAGGGGAGGACAGAGGAGTACCAACCATTCACCACCCCTCCCCTGCTGCCCTAGCAGTCATCCAGCAATACCTAGATCGCAAGAGGTTACGCTTGCTGGACCTGTTTGCGCAAGCTGACAAGGACAAGAACTGGGTGGTTTCACGACAGGAGTTTAGAAATATTATCAGATCACGGCGCATACCACTGACGGAGGTTGATTTGGAGGATTTAATTTTGGCTTTAGACAGAGACAACAGCGATGCATTGGATTACAGAGAGCTGTCTGTCGGAAGACAGTCTTATCTGGAGCAAAG GGCAAGTAACCAAGTTGCAGAAATTGTCCATACTCCTGGCAGTACTAAATCTGTAAAAAGACCAGAAACGATTCCAGAGGAACAGGAACCAGGTGTGTCTCCTTCTCAAGAAACGGCTTCCAACACAGGAACGCAGAAACCATGGTCTCCACAGATGTCACCATCGCCAAGGAGGCCTCCTACGGCACCAGGGAGCCCCTTTCAAAAGAGGCCCGTAACGTCTCCCCAGAGAGCCTTTTCACCAACGTCAGGCCACTCTGTGTCATTTGTTGGACAGAGACCCGATTCTGAACCTCAGTCGCAACGGTCTCGCCCTTTTTCGCCCACTGGCAACAGCGAACGTAGTATGTCCCCTACGTTGTTAGAGATTCCTGCGTTTCAGTTGTCCGAAAAAGTGGAACAATTAACAAAAGATGAG ATCAAAGACAGACGATCGAAGAAACAACAGAGGCGGAAAgagaaggaaaagaaacaaCGCAAAAGAGCGGTACCGGAAAAAGCGACGGTGGCACCCTCTACCCTGGGGGGTAGGTTAGGGGATATGGTGGACCGATACCGGAGGATGACCGTGAAGGAATATAATGACGTTGTAGAACTTTGTCAAATGCATGGCGTGCAAGTTAGCAAGGCTTTGCTTGGACGAG TTCTTCTTCAACCCGAGGACAAACCGATGTCCCAAATGAAATTGAACCCGAGAAAGACTGGGCTCTTTTCAATATCAACAAGGCATCACGTACCACCTTCCAAGCGACAGTCCCTCGCGGCCTCAACCAACCAACGACGACCGAAGTTTAGAGACCAGGGCCCTGGCACGTGA
- the LOC138011276 gene encoding ER degradation-enhancing alpha-mannosidase-like protein 1 isoform X1, with product MNQYFLLFTAFTILITKQEAHSQTQGDCRPNRDGRYQYFSETERLKLREKAKQMFYFGYDNYMNFAFPKDELDPIHCTGRGPDYENPSNININDVLGDYSLGLLESLGTLAIMGNSSEFKRAVQLVVDSVTFQKNNTVQVFEATIRVLGSLLSAHLIIKDPIQPFGDMVPSEYDDELLLLAHDIANRLLAAFELSKTQIPYPRINLWSGLPSTFHKETCTAGAGTVLLEFGILSRLLGDPTFENLARKAVTSLWRQRSRETGLLGNVINVETGEWSGKMSGLGAGMDSFYEYLLKGYIMFGDPDDLKRFNDIYRAINKYLRRGRLKCNQGNGSTPLYVNVHMDNGQTANTWIDALSASFAGVQVLKGDITEAICTHALYYAIWKKYEAMPERFNWQIKQSEVHFSPLRPELVESTYLLHQATHHPFYLHVGREIIRDIEKHSKVKCGYATLHSVKDKTQEDRMESFFLSETCKYLYLLFDIENHVNRDASNYIFSTEGHIFRVDAQFRKKSGERKARKFAQKATKASYTRSPGRRYNESTGCAMFCGNFNSPLPMDIQYWEAVEAAVGV from the exons ATGAATCagtattttctcctttttacggcatttacaattttaatcaCCAAACAAGAGGCTCATTCACAGACACAAGGCGACTGCCGACCTAATCGCGATGGGAGATATCAGTATTTTTCCGAAACAGAACGTCTTAAACTTCGGGAAAAAGCCAAACAAATGTTTTATTTTGGGTACGACAACTACATGAATTTTGCCTTCCCCAAAGATGAACTTGATCCGATTCATTGTACAGGGAGAGGACCAGACTATGAAAATCC GTCAAATATCAATATCAATGATGTTTTAGGAGATTATTCATTAGGATTATTAGAGTCACTTGGTACATTAGCA ATCATGGGCAATAGCAGTGAGTTCAAACGAGCTGTTCAGCTTGTTGTAGACTCTGTaacatttcaaaagaataacACAGTTCAAGTTTTTGAAGCCACAATAAG AGTTCTTGGATCCTTGCTCTCGGCTCATTTAATTATAAAGGATCCTATTCAGCCTTTTGGTGATATGGTGCCATCTGAGTATGATGATGAACTGTTGCTCTTGGCCCATGATATTGCAAACAGGCTGCTGGCAGCTTTTGAATTATCTAAAACACAAATTCCTTATCCTAGG ATTAATTTATGGAGTGGCCTTCCATCGACCTTCCATAAAGAAACTTGTACAGCTGGTGCTGGGACAGTACTGTTGGAATTTGGAATACTAAGCAGGTTGTTAGGGGATCCTACATTTGAAAATTTAGCTAGGAAAGCAGTGACTTCTCTTTGGAGACAGAGATCTAGGGAAACGGGACTTTTAG GTAATGTTATAAATGTAGAGACTGGAGAATGGTCCGGGAAGATGAGTGGATTGGGTGCTGGCATGGACTCATTTTATGAGTACCTTCTGAAG GGCTACATCATGTTTGGTGATCCAGATGATTTGAAGAgatttaatgatatttatagAGCCATTAACAAATATCTTCGCAGAGG TCGACTCAAATGCAACCAGGGCAATGGAAGTACACCTTTGTACGTTAATGTCCACATGGATAATGGCCAAACCGCAAATACGTGGATAGACGCACTCTCTGCATCATTTGCTGGAGTTCAG GTTCTGAAAGGAGACATCACAGAAGCTATCTGCACGCATGCTCTGTACTATGCCATTTGGAAAAAGTACGAAGCTATGCCTGAGCGCTTTAACTGGCAAATCAAGCAGTCAGAAGTACATTTTTCTCCGCTCAGACCTGAGCTTGTAGAATCCACTTACCTTTTGCACCAG GCCACTCATCATCCCTTTTACCTCCACGTTGGTCGGGAAATCATACGGGACATTGAAAAGCACTCCAAAGTCAA ATGTGGATATGCTACCTTACACAGTGTCAAAGATAAAACCCAAGAGGATCGAATGGAAAGCTTCTTCTTAAGTGAAACATGCAAGTACTTGTATCTT TTATTTGACATTGAAAACCACGTCAATCGAGATGCTTCTAACTACATCTTTAGCACTGAGGGACACATTTTCAGAGTGGACGCACAATTTAGGAAGAAATCTGGTGAAAGAAAAGCGAGGAAATTTGCTCAGAAGGCAACAAAAGCCTCTTACACTCGTTCACCTGGTAGAAGATACAATGAGAGCACAGGg TGTGCTATGTTTTGTGGTAATTTCAACAGTCCACTTCCAATGGATATTCAGTATTGGGAAGCTGTGGAAGCGGCTGTCGGCGTATAA
- the LOC138011276 gene encoding ER degradation-enhancing alpha-mannosidase-like protein 1 isoform X2 translates to MGNSSEFKRAVQLVVDSVTFQKNNTVQVFEATIRVLGSLLSAHLIIKDPIQPFGDMVPSEYDDELLLLAHDIANRLLAAFELSKTQIPYPRINLWSGLPSTFHKETCTAGAGTVLLEFGILSRLLGDPTFENLARKAVTSLWRQRSRETGLLGNVINVETGEWSGKMSGLGAGMDSFYEYLLKGYIMFGDPDDLKRFNDIYRAINKYLRRGRLKCNQGNGSTPLYVNVHMDNGQTANTWIDALSASFAGVQVLKGDITEAICTHALYYAIWKKYEAMPERFNWQIKQSEVHFSPLRPELVESTYLLHQATHHPFYLHVGREIIRDIEKHSKVKCGYATLHSVKDKTQEDRMESFFLSETCKYLYLLFDIENHVNRDASNYIFSTEGHIFRVDAQFRKKSGERKARKFAQKATKASYTRSPGRRYNESTGCAMFCGNFNSPLPMDIQYWEAVEAAVGV, encoded by the exons ATGGGCAATAGCAGTGAGTTCAAACGAGCTGTTCAGCTTGTTGTAGACTCTGTaacatttcaaaagaataacACAGTTCAAGTTTTTGAAGCCACAATAAG AGTTCTTGGATCCTTGCTCTCGGCTCATTTAATTATAAAGGATCCTATTCAGCCTTTTGGTGATATGGTGCCATCTGAGTATGATGATGAACTGTTGCTCTTGGCCCATGATATTGCAAACAGGCTGCTGGCAGCTTTTGAATTATCTAAAACACAAATTCCTTATCCTAGG ATTAATTTATGGAGTGGCCTTCCATCGACCTTCCATAAAGAAACTTGTACAGCTGGTGCTGGGACAGTACTGTTGGAATTTGGAATACTAAGCAGGTTGTTAGGGGATCCTACATTTGAAAATTTAGCTAGGAAAGCAGTGACTTCTCTTTGGAGACAGAGATCTAGGGAAACGGGACTTTTAG GTAATGTTATAAATGTAGAGACTGGAGAATGGTCCGGGAAGATGAGTGGATTGGGTGCTGGCATGGACTCATTTTATGAGTACCTTCTGAAG GGCTACATCATGTTTGGTGATCCAGATGATTTGAAGAgatttaatgatatttatagAGCCATTAACAAATATCTTCGCAGAGG TCGACTCAAATGCAACCAGGGCAATGGAAGTACACCTTTGTACGTTAATGTCCACATGGATAATGGCCAAACCGCAAATACGTGGATAGACGCACTCTCTGCATCATTTGCTGGAGTTCAG GTTCTGAAAGGAGACATCACAGAAGCTATCTGCACGCATGCTCTGTACTATGCCATTTGGAAAAAGTACGAAGCTATGCCTGAGCGCTTTAACTGGCAAATCAAGCAGTCAGAAGTACATTTTTCTCCGCTCAGACCTGAGCTTGTAGAATCCACTTACCTTTTGCACCAG GCCACTCATCATCCCTTTTACCTCCACGTTGGTCGGGAAATCATACGGGACATTGAAAAGCACTCCAAAGTCAA ATGTGGATATGCTACCTTACACAGTGTCAAAGATAAAACCCAAGAGGATCGAATGGAAAGCTTCTTCTTAAGTGAAACATGCAAGTACTTGTATCTT TTATTTGACATTGAAAACCACGTCAATCGAGATGCTTCTAACTACATCTTTAGCACTGAGGGACACATTTTCAGAGTGGACGCACAATTTAGGAAGAAATCTGGTGAAAGAAAAGCGAGGAAATTTGCTCAGAAGGCAACAAAAGCCTCTTACACTCGTTCACCTGGTAGAAGATACAATGAGAGCACAGGg TGTGCTATGTTTTGTGGTAATTTCAACAGTCCACTTCCAATGGATATTCAGTATTGGGAAGCTGTGGAAGCGGCTGTCGGCGTATAA